In the genome of Labrus bergylta chromosome 7, fLabBer1.1, whole genome shotgun sequence, the window GTGAAATGCTTGTATAAGCTGTTAATGTGTTATATGCAGtttatcttttattcttttatctCTAAGGTCATGTGGTGAAATATTACAACTGGTCGTATTTCCATCAGTATCTGACTCACTAGCTGTAACACAGCATATGACAAAACAGCATGCAAGTCTCCCATCATGACATCAAAGGAAACTGGCTGTAGTGTGAATATGGAGAATACCAAATAATACTTTTGCAAATGTGATTGTTGATATATGTTTATTACCTGTTCCCTCAGGGGATCCACTGACAGTTGGTTCACGaaggtaaacattttgaaaatgaaacgcTTGTAGTGACTTGGGAAATCCAGACCTGAAGAGGGACCAACTGGAACCAGTGATGACAAGTAGCGATCATCCCTGTTTGGACAACTGgattgagagaaagaaaagtttaggcttttaaaaaaaaaaaagaattatccCACTAAACAGATCTGGAAAGAACTACAATGTGTATCAAAACACATCACCATCAAGAGGACGatagttaaaatgtttcgtacCCATCTATCAGAATGTCCCATTGGGGCAGACTGTGGGGGTTGGGGCTTGTGGTTGTCCAACAGCGTCCAAGAGTCAGGACAAGGTTAGGATCCGTTTTTTCAAGAAGTTGAACCTCCACGTACACAGGGTTCCTCAGTACTTTAGACACAGGATAGTCTGCCTCTGTATAGTAAGAGCTGTAGGCCACATCCGCTGTGACAGCAGGAGTACCAGTTAGTATGACAGCCAACATTGTGAAATTATTGACAAATAACACGAGCAGGCTGAGACATACATACCTTCATAACAACCCTTTGAGTTGCATTGTCCATTTGCTAACCTCAGGTGTACTCTGATAGGTCCAAAAGCCGCAACTGATAGAACAGGATTATCTAATGGTAATACTTGAACAACCAGAGTTTCCACAGAAGTGGCAGTGTACCTACACTGGAAGAGCAACCTGAAAAGGACAACTGGCATTATGTTTTTTGGTCATAACATTGTTTGGACTCAAGAGAAGTTTTGAAAAACGTTTCATGTACTCATAGCGGCTGTCTCTGGTAATGGCCCCCAGAGGCCCAACTCCAACTTCAAATGAGGAAGACATCCTGTTCTCATAGATTATGACCCCAGGCTCCTCCtacaaaaggtgaaaaaaaaattacagttatgattatgttatgttatgagATAATGAACTCCAAAGTTACTTTATAAAGGTCAAAAAGTCAGGAAAATGACGGTGTTACCATAACAACAGAGCCACAGGCAGTGATAGGAAATTGGTAGATGGCAAAGCCAGAGTTAGAGCCAACATATGTACAGAATTGACCTTCTCCCAACAGTGAAATTGACTCAAGATCGATATTGGGCAGAGTGGCATCTCTCGCCACTACTACAATGAACTGGGCATCCTTGGTACACTGGACAGTCACTGTTGTcataaaaaacaggaaatcataGGTTAGAAGATTAGACATAATTGATCAAACgtaaagttaaaaacattagGAGGTTGAAAGATTAGTCTTTGAGGGCTATCTTTTCCTTCCGACTGCTATTGACAGTAGAGTTTTCAATTGATCAGTTAAACAAGAATTGTTAAATTGAGATTAACAACACAGTTCAAAAACATACCTGCCTTTCCAAAGTAGCACTTTTGCCCATCAAAGCAGCAGTTTATGGTTTCACAGTGATCAGCAGAGCAGTCAGAAGCTCCACATGGGATTCTCAATCTTTCCTCAACGTCACAGCTCTGGATGACAGGTATCTGTGGCACTGGATTCTGTGGTTGAGGGAACTGTGGGTCTTGGGGGGTTTGATCATATCGATCATATGAACCATGATAGTTATTAATTGGCGGTGCAGCAGGTTGTACTTTAGGATATTGAGGAGTCTTTGGCGGTGAAGGTGGGGCCGGTGGAAATTGAGGATTTTGAGGAGTCTGTGGCGGTGAAGGTGGGGCCGGTGGAAATTGAGGATTTTGAGGAGTCTGTGGCGGTGAAGGTGGGGCCGGTGGAAATTGAGGATTTTGAGGATCCCGAGGAGGTTGAAAGCCCTTTTTCAGCCACGGTAAGACCTGAGCGTCAACTTCAGTCCCAACTAAATACCCAAGCAGTGCTAGAGCCACAAAAGAAGTGGCACTCCAGTGCTTGGCCATGGTTTAACAGCAGTTTGGTCCAGAAAGTTCCCTGGTATATCACTTGTGCTGACAAATTTATATGTGacaaggtttgaaaaaaaacctctgaggCCACACAACTACCAATCACAGCTCCCTGTCTTTTCTACAGCCACTCAAAAGCTTCAGGGTATTAttgtgcaatattttttttttttacattatcaGGGCAAATGATTCAACATCTCTTTTGATAAAGCTCACAACTCATCAGTTGTGTTGGTAAAAGGAGGGGCTGGAACATGTCTCCTTCCTGATCACTGGTTTGGATGACATTTTGCCTCTTAAGTAAATATTGACATGTAAAACATTTGGGTCACAGTCACTCTTTTAAAGGTCACTATGGCCGTAGATTCTATTTGTAAttagctgtgtttttgtttttttaccgtGAATTTGTAAGATAAGATGCAATCATTTGCCATCATTAAAAGACACTAAACACcttaacaaaagtcaaaacaaagggatttattacaATTACTTAGACTTAAAGATAACAAAGATCAAATTAGAAAGTAACTTAACAAAAGACAACagacaatccctgactgagaggcACAGCAGTCTCAACTCCAAACGTCTCCtccaaaatgtttctctttctgcagcCATCACTGGTCTTTTAAACACTGTGGCCAGGTGTGCCTTGTTGTTCAATTAGTGGCTTCACCTGTGCTGgagacaacaggaagtggagaagGAACACACAGCACAGGGAAACATACAGCCTTAacactactcaaagtgcttttacaccacaggtcacacatACCTATTCATACCCATTcaggcagtggttgctatgtgaagtggccatcagaagtaactaaccccattcatacaccaacttggaaatgtggctgcaggagctggggatcaaacagCCAACGtttcagttgagagacaaccgactctaccaacttagccacagccacccctaaAAAATTGAACTCAACACctttctaaaaacattttcaacaaacatGGCTCATTAAACTCCCCTGAAGGATTGATTTCAGCAGCATTGTCGCGTTAGACTGACTTCACCTGAGCCAGGTGTGTGAAATAAAGTGTAGATAAAGATCTGGACTGAAAGAAATAAGATGACTTGGTTTCATCACCATTATCTAATTTCCTGAAGGTAAAATcttcagacatttaaaatgtgacatgtttatgtttaatcTGTTAAAGATGGCCGACAGGAGCAGAGATATTAGCAAGTAGGTCTGATTTGATGTTGGATGCACAGAACCAACTGAAGAAGCTGTACGAGTCCGtctgaagatgatgatgaaggacCGACAGGCAGCTCAACCTCCGTCCCGCATTTCTTTCACGTCTGTTTCCTTTCAGCAAAAGGAAGAGGAGCTTTGTGTCTGTTCATTGACGTTCTCTCTGGTGGAGTTTCAGAGGTTTTCAGAGACGTTTTTTCCTGCTCATCTCTCTCTTATTCTCAGCTTCTCTGGCTCTGACTTCACGTCATTCTCCACCACTGTTAGGCTGAAACTGTCTGTGGGACTGTCAGGCCTCTATAATAGTCTGTCTGTAATAGACaaatagacagacagactttGTGTCCGAGCAGCTTCAGTCCATTCACGTCAGTCAAAATTACATTTATAAGACTAAGAAGACTCTTTTAGTCAAAGAATGATGCAGTATCATATAATTATTATAGCTTCGTAGGATACAGCTGAAAAATTGAGggcttgttttttcttattttaataaCTGCAAATTGTACATCATTTTGAGACATaatgattgatttttttgtttaatgtaatttattttcgtGTCATGAACACAAAGTGCCCAACCCTCATGGGCTCATAAGACTCCAAAgaattcagttgcagtggttcacatttacaaatcataacattacaaagttgccggctcctgtcacagttcagtcttaaacaatgtgttctgtcttttttccacaggctttacaaacaaaatctgctataacaaaagttcctttttttaaaacacaactcaagtttttcataatcgtctagccaaaagaaatcaacataaattgaagacattcttttaaaaaga includes:
- the LOC110001981 gene encoding zona pellucida sperm-binding protein 4-like, producing the protein MAKHWSATSFVALALLGYLVGTEVDAQVLPWLKKGFQPPRDPQNPQFPPAPPSPPQTPQNPQFPPAPPSPPQTPQNPQFPPAPPSPPKTPQYPKVQPAAPPINNYHGSYDRYDQTPQDPQFPQPQNPVPQIPVIQSCDVEERLRIPCGASDCSADHCETINCCFDGQKCYFGKAVTVQCTKDAQFIVVVARDATLPNIDLESISLLGEGQFCTYVGSNSGFAIYQFPITACGSVVMEEPGVIIYENRMSSSFEVGVGPLGAITRDSRYELLFQCRYTATSVETLVVQVLPLDNPVLSVAAFGPIRVHLRLANGQCNSKGCYEADVAYSSYYTEADYPVSKVLRNPVYVEVQLLEKTDPNLVLTLGRCWTTTSPNPHSLPQWDILIDGCPNRDDRYLSSLVPVGPSSGLDFPSHYKRFIFKMFTFVNQLSVDPLREQVYIHCSTTVCSSTQGNSCETLCFRKKRDVKAVDQETAGPKVVVSAGPVSFSRAVQ